The Elaeis guineensis isolate ETL-2024a chromosome 5, EG11, whole genome shotgun sequence DNA segment TATGGTAGCGCAAGCAATATGCTATTATCTGTGTCTCACTAAGAAAACTCAACTTGATAATTTCATTTAGTTTAGTGACAATTTCAAAAACACTGGATTCATACCTGGAAGCATGCGAAAACGGTCAAAATCTGGACCTGGATACAATGGAAGTGAACGAAAATGGTCACAATCTTATATCATATCAATGAAAAGAGAACAATCGGGacattttttcctttgtttgatTAACTAACGGTCATATATTAGATGAcaaataatttaatcatttaGAGTTTTCGAGAGAGCTGATGATCAAAAACAACTAAACCCATAACTTGCACATGCATTTTAACATGCGACCATGGGATCGTCCGCAAGATGTCAGTAACGTATTAATTGGTGGCAGGGGTGAAAACAAATTGGATAGTATCTGTGAACATTCACTATGTACTCAAAATCTATTCAAATAGAGTACAAATTTTTGTATCATCGGATGTTTGTATCTACAACAAGCGTTTGCCCAATAAAAGTGGGTATATGAGTATATGCACAAATATATGATCTGTTCTTAGCTCTATTTCCAGTCTCGTTTGGCTTTTGTAAattcaaaaataagaaaataggTGAAAATTAATATCAATATCACTTCAATTTTCCTTTTGAAAATCTTAAAACTTGATGAGTTGCTTTCTTGAACCAATAACAGCAAACTTTTTGAACGAGAGCGTATATTTTAGTAAGTATAGGAACTTAAAGTGCTGCCAAAACAAATTGAAGCAATTAGCCAGTAATTACCTTATTGTGATTTTTTGTATAATTGCTGGTTTGTTTTAGACTATAATACAAGAAAGTTAATGTAACACCTAGTccatttgggccttggaccaGGCCCAAAATCTGAGaagcccaaagcccatacaaaaaaaaaaaaaaaataggaagaagactcccgataggagtcttcttctccgatgaatctcgAACAGAATGGAAGTCCTAGGACCACCGGGGCTCTAGGACTTTCTATAAACAAGCCTCCCCCTCCCTTAAGACTCTCCACCGGCGATCTTTGAGCTTGatctctcctcttttctccgtTAAAGCCACGGCCTCTCATTATTGTGTTCGTCggaaatcgaaggtcgaagacaccaccggagctcaggtaaggcttcaatttttcttcttctccctctttcccTTCTTCCCATAGCTTTagaccctcgccggccgtcggaatcgtcggaaaatccatgaaaagtGTGAACCCCTGTTCGGCTGGGCCACCTTCCTTTCTTTTCCGGCCACCAGCACCGTCGGTTGCGGCGTCTCACCCTTaggataggatcctcatctctTTATCTCTCTTTCCTGAAGGTATTGGCtgtcggtgaccggccaatgattggaaaacaaaagaaaaaacggCGATCCCCTGTtttttcgatctctttttgatttcttgccggccgaaccttgccaccGGCCATTCCTTGCTCTACCACCGCCTCCACCTGCTGTTGGATATCCGGCCACGCTGCCACCCTTCACCGAAGTTGAGCCACCGAGCCTTGCCCCCAGTCGTCCCCTATTCGgccaagaaagaaagaagaagaagaaaagaaaaaaaaggaaagagaaaaagaaaaagaaaaagagaaaaagaaaaagagaaaaaaaaagaatgagagaattttttctctctcctttctctctcttttctctctcctctctcttctttctctctccatcttctctctctaaattttttctttattttctctctctagacttttctctctctttatggattttgtctctctaaggtctttctctccctctctgatgcatcacagatcctaggataaacttaagaTGAAACATGATGACCTGAGAGTGCTTCAAAATTTATGCAGTAGATTGAATCTCAGTCTGgtctttattcaaaatttataacaccgatcatggttcatccatattgagtcaccctgatatgacttctgatgatctcaatcataaaTTACCTCATctgaaagatacgaagattctctcttcattttctctctctattttctctctttaaaattttctctctcttcatggattttctctctctaaaaattttgtggatcagtggagggtccaaatacttagacaaatcccaattttggttaatcctaggagAGGTTCTGGATTTGTGTTAATAGGATCGATTATgggtaattttttcatatatgatttttatatttgatcagggtcatgaagagatacgattgtttgcataagatgtcgagtggaatatcttattttcaaaatttataaaatcaaagaagaacattaatttctatgcttggatcagtcaccggtaaaggtaataatttctgtacatgatcaccattatatatatgctattttactattgacCTTACATATTcattagggcttgctctaaggagtgtgcagccatcacgtatctgacccAGATATTGGATTCGGGACGtgatagaatggtatcagagcttaagttATGATcgttggagattatgatataagtgattaggatatgatagaataatatcggAGCTTtagtttaaaattattagaaattatgaagtgatatcaaagctttatgtatgatcaataggatgtgatagagtgatatcagagcatatgACTGAAGTGGTATCAGAAtttttatgatcattagagacTGTGACATTTctaggattataatcaatagagtatgattgataatatcaaagttaaagttatgatcattaaggatatgataaaatgatattagagaaTATAACTTAAGATATTTGAttttaaggttatcattattcaggattgtgactttagtaatatttaaacttaggttatgatcataagaaacatgatagatataaaaaaaaaaatttaatatttgaatttcgaatcaatagatactatgatgaaatttatgcataaatagcatatgatgtctataatagaattaacgagttatatcttagattttaattagtaagattgacctaagtatgaaaagtgttgaccttagaatgaagagggagatattgatgtgttgtattgagtatactcgatgatttttgaaatgctaaacttatatgattgaagatcatgataacttttctaattttgataataattgtctgagcattataagTTTTGGACTTATTTAAAAGAAGTTAATTAGGGTACGATCTAAGAAGGAATTatatcatatgagagaaaaatatttttgagcattgaatctataagaggccatatatgaaactcaattttagatgaaaaatatatttaaaatttaatataagaatatgagatatacatcttggtgaaatctttggttattcaaaatatcatattcggatgtgattttttttgatctttcaagttgcattgaattttaaatcaaaagtttacttttctaagtggatctaagGTATTTTGATActgttattaaataaaataataaattagttttgttagagtatgatatacacgttataatgaaatctttaataatttatatttccaTCTTGGATTAGATTCCTTACTTTTTCTTGTGAGTATTGAAGATATTGGATtgtaattcaaatcaaaatttgaatttctgagctgatctaagatatcttattattgttaaattttaaatgacttatataagggataaaattttgtatgaatttatcgattaatattaaagattgtgatgaagagagttctacaaaaaataattaagatgattctacttacaaggatgttggcttgagttcttctagtttgtcaagttgaaattaattcttttaaaaaaagaagatggatttgaaaattatctaaatgattgtaaagtAAATCTAAGgataactccaattaattctagatatgttggattcttgaagagtgatgaaacttatgcaatgatttcaaacataggaagtggatcaagatttaattttgatatgctatacccaaagatagtaaaaataaaaaaacttaaagttttgctctaagttttaaataaaatttgaaagttggatctatctttgattgatctaacatacaaagatatttttatcttttgataaacctatataatttgataaattaagatcagagtgcgcagtaaAAATGTGGtggattaaattaattaaaaatattaattttttgattcaaaagatattatgatggaatacattagttgcaaataaggaatgattttattgataatgaaaggatgctatagattttgatctaatctaatcatagtcggataatttttgtcagtaggttgtttcattataaataatatcaaaaaatactagatatctcaagtttattattaatagcttgatagttctgttattagttcaaacctagaacatcttgacatagatctcatatttttttcaaatttaatattattactcgAACTGACATAaaagattgagattttcttaagatgaaagtctatctattaaattaattgaaaggtcaagagaagaaaaaaattgatgattGTGAAGTGTCCAATGTtcgatttttctttatttttacatcataggtagtctgagataattatgaactttgtgtggaatgtattagataaataactAGAGTATTTTAATACAAGATCAAAATGTTactgttcttcaaaaaaaaaaaatcagtatgaAGTGAATGAGTTTGAGACCTCACATAATTTTATTATACCAAAATCTTGTGAAACAAGTATTATGTAAGGCAAACTATtaaaagcttgagaatgacatgaagaatgtatactttgaaatatgtatctcaaacgacataacttaatttcgaggacgaaattatttgaaggggggagaatgtagCACCCAGCCCATTTGGGTCTTGGACCAGGCCCAAAATCTGAGaagcccaaagcccatacaaaaaaaaaaaaacagaacgggaagagtcttcttctccgatgaatcccgaacGGAATGAAAGTCCTAGGACCATCggggtcctagggctctctataaacaAGCCTCCCCCTTCCTTAAGACTCTCCACCGGCGATCTTCGAGCTTGatctctcctcttttctccgtTGAAGCCCATTATTGTATTCATCaaaaatcgaaggtcgaagatgccatcggagctcaggtaaggcttcaatttttcttcttctccctctttcccTTCTCCCCATGTCTTTAGACTTTTGCCGACCGTCGAGAtcatcgaaaaatctatgaaaatgGTGAACCCCTATTCGGTCgggccacttttctttcttttctggcCACCAACACCGTCGGTTACAGcgtctcacccctaggataggaccTTCGTCTCTTTATCTCTCTTTTCTGAAGGTATTGACCGTCGGTGACCGGTCAATGaccgaaaaacaaaagaaaaagcggCGGTCCTCTATTTtttcgatctcttcttgatttcttgCCGACtaaaccttgccgccggccatctcttgctccaccgccgcctccacctattGTCGGACATCCGGCCATGCTGCCACCCTTCACCGGAGCTGAGCCACCGAGCCTTCCCCCCagtccgtcccctgttcggctaagaaagaaagaagaagaagaaaagaaaaaaaaggaaagagaaaaagaaaaagaaaaagaaaaaaaaagtgaaaaatagaaaaaaaaagaatgaaaaaattttctctctctcctctctctcctttctctctctctttcctctctcctctctctaccttctctctccatcttctctctttagattctctctttattttttctctctagatgtttctctctctttatgaattttatctctctaggatctttttctCCCTCTCTGATGCATCACAGatcttaggataaacttgagatgaaaatgtgATGACCTGAGAGTGCTTCGAAATTTATGCAATAGATTGGATCCCAGCTcgatctttattcaaaatttataacatcgatcatggttaatccatattgagtcaccctgatatgatttctgatgatctcaatcatgaattacctcatctgaaggatacaaagattctctcttcactttctctctctactttctctctctaaaattttctctctcttcatggattttttctctctagaagtctagTGGATTAGTGGAtggtccagatacttagacaaatctcaattttggttaatcctaggagAGGTCCTGGATTTGTATTAATAGGATCGATTATGGgtaatttcttcatatatgatttttatatttgatcagagtCATGAAGACATATAattgtttgcataagatgtcgagtggaatatcttatttttaaaatttatgaaatcaaagaagaacattgatttctatgcttggatcagtcatcggtaaaggtaagaatccctgtatatgatcaccattatatatatgctattttactgttggtcttgcatattttttaggacttgctctaaggagtgtgcggctatCACGTATCTGACTCGGATGTTGGTTTCAGGGCGTGACAGTTAAAATCGTGACAGTTAAAAATCGTGTAGACTGAAAAAACTTATATTCAGTATACTTTATATATGATCGAATTGTTTGTGATTTCTTTTGGCCGGTACATGTATTCACTAGAAGAATTTCCATCAAGCATTGGTTcacaggcaaaaaaaaaaaaaaaaaaaaaaaaaaaaaaaaaaaaaagtttgctcCTATCTGATTACATTTTTTtcttgtggatttttttttttttggatatttacaTTATTTGGTATCTATTGATTGCAGAATCTAAGTTATTAAATTTCTATATGCATGGAtttacattcaaaaaaaaaaaaaaaaaaaaaaaaaaaaaaaaaaaaaaaaaaaaaaaaaattgtctatctgatttcattttttttttgtggattttttttttttggtttacaTTTATTTTGgtaacatatgaagaatatcaacaaaaaaaaaaaaagcatgcgaGTTTGgcatcaatataaaaaaaaaaaaaaaaaaaaaaaaaaaaagaagaagaaaagaggagagagtTTGCTCCTATCtgatttacattttttttttgtggattttttttaaaattttttttggataatttaCATTTATATTTGGTATACATAATATGAGTATGCAGATATCTAAGTCTATTCAAATTTCTAACAAATGCATGCGAgtttagcataaaaaaaaaaaaaaaaaaaaaaaaaaaaaaaaaaaaaaaaaatgctccaTCTATTTACATTTTTTTCTTtgtggatttttttaaaaaatttttttgagataatttacATTTATATTTGgtatacataaatatgagtatTGCAGATATCTAAGTCATAttcaaaatttctaaacaaatatCATGCGATTTggcattcaaaaaaaataaaaaaaaaaaaaaaaaaaaaagaaggaagaagaagaaaagaggagagagtTTGCTCCTATCTGatttacattttttttctttgtggattttttttaaaaattttttttgaggataATTTACATTTATATTTGgtatacataaatatgagtatTGCAGATATCTAAGTCGTAttcaaaatttctaaacaaatatGCATGCGAGTTTTAGCAttcaaatatatattatatatgttctTGCCTGCTTCAAATTGTATAAATATTTTGGAGGAAGTATCGGCGAGACATTAGATATTTTTCTGACATCTAGAAGTTTACAAGATGCAGAATAAGGTAATATTTAGGAGGCTGTAGGATGGCAAGTTATTTGGACTGAAGGCCAAGAAACTAGGTTGTTTAGATATAGATATTAAAAGTTGGTTCCAAAATCGCCTATTAATCTTTCGAATATCCAAATTTTTCCATAGGCTAACTTGACAATTCGATCCATACTATTGAGGAATAGTCCCCATTTGATGGATGAGGGATCCTAGTTGTGCTTATATGCTCATAGACCTACCACCTATTTGCTGAGGCTTTGGGTTTGGACATTCATATGATGTCAGATCCACAGGAATTATAGGAAATTTACTCTCAAAATGAAAGAGGAGACTGCTTTTGTGAacattttggctaagcggtcataGAGCAAGGATCATTTCAGGGTCAAGTCAATTTATGCATGAAAGTTTAAGAGTATAATATAATTCCGATAATCGAAGACCAGCACTCCGAAATTAATCCTCAAATTGCATCTCTACCAATTCCAAGGGCTTAAAAGAGGACTTCTCTAGACCCAATACCTTTGGTGAAATCAAGGTTATAAAACACCCAAACCAGCTATAGAGGACAAAGCCAAGGGCACAGGaccaaacaacaacaacaaaatgaAAAGCGTGACATAGAGCATACAATTCCCCACGAGGCCTAAAACCCAACCCCTCTGCAGCATCCTCTATGCCAGCCCATGGAATAATATAAGTTGCATAGCCTCAATAAGGCACCACATTGCCATGAAGCTAAACAGCTGGGGCCGTGGGCCTATGGATGAGATCCAAACTTCAACACTCTCGTAGTTTGAGAAATCTGACTCCATTTGATCGTTAGAAATCCTGAAGCCTGCTTTTAATTCCTGGCACAACCTGAGCTGAAATTTTAGtggaagatgaccaagactcagGATTCGGCCTGATGTTCAAACCTTCGACCAATTCTGGGGGCTTATGCTGAAAGCGGCCCACTGTTGGCCTGCAAGAAGAATGACAAGGCCTCTAGAGGCCTATTCTTCCTCCCACATGATTTGGGCTGGAAAGGTTTTGGATTCATTTGATATGAGCCTGCTCAAGTAGACGGTCCAATCTAATAGAAAATCCAACCTAATCCTGCTGGACTTCTCAAACGGGCCCTTTCCTGCCCTTATCAAACTTAATGAGTATAGAAGAGAAGGGATACGCTGGGAGTATCAGTGAGCGGTAAAAAGTACTAGATTGGAAATACTGATGATTTGACAAAATTCGGACCATCCATTTTGGATTTATAGACGATAAAACGAAGAAAACGTGTATAAGCAAAAGGTATTTTAATTTGTTGAATATTGTATCTATTATTTAACAACTGTTATAGcgagattaaaatttttaatttgacgAACATTGTTTCTATCATTTAACAACTGTTATAACGAGATTAAAATATGGTATGCATGATTCATGCGATGTGGGGATATGGATGAATTCATGATAAATAACAATTAAGAAATGGTGATAGTGTAAAAATTCATGATGTAATTATATTGAAACTTTCTAGCTAGGGAATGCATCCATCCTGGGATCCCCATTAAGTAAATTACAAAAGGAGCTAGTTATGACAAATCATGGAAGTTTCCTTATTTTCAAAATTGGTGCTCTTTCCGTAAATAGGATTCTATTTTGGTACAATTTTCCAATAGAATTAATCGAGCAGGCTCCTGACTACAAAAATTATCTGGATCTTTGCTGCACCATCTATATTCCTCATTCGAGTTCACTTCAAGCAATTTATTCATTAGATGCAGAAGGTTTGAAACAACCTAGAAACAGAACCGGCATACATAGAAAGACTACACGACTACACCCTTACACACTCCCCTCCCCCctcagaaagaaggaaaaaggctTCATGACTACAGAATTGCCTTGGGAAAGGATACATTATACATCCATGTACAGGCTACAAGTACTAATTATACATCCATCACTCAGGCAATTGCTATCCGGCGGCTGATGCTTTCCCATTCTTCTCGTCAAGCGATTGGTTTTCCTGGTTCTTCTTCAGATAATTGAGTATTTTTTCATATGGAATTTTTTGAAAAACGTAATCCAAAATATAAAAGAACACAATCGCGGACATTGCTGCTAGCGGGGCTGGGGAGATAGAATGATGCCGCTCAAAGCCGGCCGAGTACGCAAATGCTATTAAAAATGCGTTGAGCACCACGACTCCCTTCAATTCAATCTTGTCTCCCACCGCCCTACACAAGTGGTTCGACAATAGGAGCACGACGGCGGCCATGGAATAGACAAACGCGATAGTGTTGGCAATCTTGAATTTCTCGTACCGATCGTGATCCTTTATTTCAAGTATTGCATTTCCTGCTACGTGATCAGGAGACGCAGGGCTAGGAGGTGCCATGTTGCTGGAAGTAATGCATGCTATGGTGGTGTTTATGAGGCTGGGAGTGGTCGCATTGGTGATGCTGGTAGCATTGCAAGATAGTGGAGAGGGGGGTTCGTCGTCCGACCAAAATCCACCAGGCGGTGTCAGCCCGGCTTGGTATGTCATGGTTGCGAAAACGGTTACCACCACCAAGAGCCAACCACGCGTCTCTTTCTCCCAATCTTCGTGCTTGTCGTCCTTCTTTTTCGACTCCTCGTGTTTCTTCTCCTCCTTCACCGCGGTTGCAACCTCAGTGGTTCCTGTTCCAGCAGCACGTGCGGTGGATGCTTTTGTTGCTTGTGGTTGTGGTTGTGGAGACGGTGTTCTTTTTTGTAGCGATAAGGTAGCAGCAGTAGCATCCTTAGAGGATGGAAGAGGGGGCACTGGATCCTGCTGTTGTTCTAGGAGGACATCGAGGGACGTTGGGCTATTAGCTTCATGTGTTGTGCTGAGCTCCATCATGGTCGACCCTAGCATGATTCTTATAGTCTGCACCTATCACAGCGTTTCTAATTTTAGCACCAGGTGGAATAAGAAAATTTACCCATTGaagggatatatatatatatatatatagctgttCCTACATGAATATTGGATTATTTGGTCGTTCTTGTGGGTGCAAACTACAAATTTCATCTTTGGCATGCAAGAGATGTTTCAGTT contains these protein-coding regions:
- the LOC140858066 gene encoding uncharacterized protein isoform X2 codes for the protein MSLELVAYDGRSKVLPLFASTNQIRTIRIMLGSTMMELSTTHEANSPTSLDVLLEQQQDPVPPLPSSKDATAATLSLQKRTPSPQPQPQATKASTARAAGTGTTEVATAVKEEKKHEESKKKDDKHEDWEKETRGWLLVVVTVFATMTYQAGLTPPGGFWSDDEPPSPLSCNATSITNATTPSLINTTIACITSSNMAPPSPASPDHVAGNAILEIKDHDRYEKFKIANTIAFVYSMAAVVLLLSNHLCRAVGDKIELKGVVVLNAFLIAFAYSAGFERHHSISPAPLAAMSAIVFFYILDYVFQKIPYEKILNYLKKNQENQSLDEKNGKASAAG
- the LOC140858066 gene encoding uncharacterized protein isoform X1 encodes the protein MSLELVAYDGRSKVLPLFASTNQIRVQTIRIMLGSTMMELSTTHEANSPTSLDVLLEQQQDPVPPLPSSKDATAATLSLQKRTPSPQPQPQATKASTARAAGTGTTEVATAVKEEKKHEESKKKDDKHEDWEKETRGWLLVVVTVFATMTYQAGLTPPGGFWSDDEPPSPLSCNATSITNATTPSLINTTIACITSSNMAPPSPASPDHVAGNAILEIKDHDRYEKFKIANTIAFVYSMAAVVLLLSNHLCRAVGDKIELKGVVVLNAFLIAFAYSAGFERHHSISPAPLAAMSAIVFFYILDYVFQKIPYEKILNYLKKNQENQSLDEKNGKASAAG